A stretch of DNA from Anopheles nili chromosome 2, idAnoNiliSN_F5_01, whole genome shotgun sequence:
TTCTCTTCTGTTTTACTTCCGGGCATTTTCACGATGTTTGTTTCGTCGAAAAGCGCCATTAGAAGTTTTAtctgctgctttgttttttgtttgtaacaCAATGATCTTGTTGCGTCATCTTTGTCGGCGGATTAATGTGGATTGTTATACCTTAATGTACGGAAAACCGCATATCGACGCCCTATCCTAAAAAAAGCTGTGCGTCATCCGATAACCCACGCTACGCGTCCTGCGTAAGTATGAACCTTTGCTCTGGCCCACCTAGTGGCTCTAGTAGGCTCTaaagaaaacggaaggaaaaacaaattttccaaacaaaactCACGTAATCATCATTTTATCGTGCTTCCGCCCACCGTCGGTCATCGGTTATCATCGGTTGAAGAGGAAGTCAATGTAGGTGTGTTGGGCTTTTCCGTTGTTCTTGCCGTTACCGCCGCCTCCACCGATGCCACCCGCACCAaagccacccccaccacccccatgGTGACCGTCGTGTTCGTTCGAAGGCCAACACCGCCGGATGACGGCGAAGTGGGTGGTTTGGAACTGGTTCGAGCGTTCGCAGCCCCGCTCGAGCGTCCCCGTGAGACAGTAGCCCATGTTGTAGTCGGCCAGGCTTATGTTGGAGGACAGATACAGCTAATGGCgaaacggaaggaaggaaggaaggaagagagcaaaaaataaaaataaagaacatGAGCGACACGACGGCACGAACCGGCGTGTTGggggtaatttaatttcacatcGCCTCCGCCCGAGTGTATCATGCACAAAAGGTTCGTCGGCAAATATTATTGCCCGAGATAGGAAAGTCAAACAATGCGCGGGTCGGTCCTCGGGTGCGATTGGGCTacacgggggcttttttggGCGACATGTCCGTGCTACAATTGGGAGCTTTAAACAGTTGGCACCACCCTTCGGAAGGAATGCTACAACAGTTTATCGAGTTTACATGATTCGATTGTACGGTTTCGAATCGTGAGTGGAAGGGCATGAACCGTGTCGTTACCTTAAAGTCTGGATCCGGAACTCGCCGCTTAAAGGTGCCCACTATCAGGAGTGCGCCATCGCCGACCACGATCATGCGTCCTTGTGTAGTTTGCCTGTTTGTGTGGAgtagggaaaacaaaaagtgaaaaacaatATTATATTTCGAACGCCTTCGGTGTGGAGGTTTAATTAACTCTGACCATTTTTCGCTGGTCAATTACTTTGCTGCCAATAAGCTAGCGCTGTGGGGTAAtattcgaaaggaaaaaggaaattgtTGGGTTTATTAAAATTCAAGAAAAGAATACCCAATACCACTTCCTGCAGGGCGTTTATTTCGCTCcacaaaataatcaacaatAACGGCATCCGAGCCCTGTCGGCGCGCTGTTCGTCAAAATCTCACCCATCGTGTGGAAGGCCACCGAATTTGTGTCACTCCACCAGTGCTAAGCCGAAATGCCTTTTAGCGTCTTATCTGGAAACCCCTGCGGCGACGGATGATGACGAATCGCGAAAACGCCACGCTCCACCACGTTGGCAGACTCTTCAGGCAGCTTAACATTagctgggtggttttggttttgcgttttgATTTCCCGCCAGCCTCGGCATGCCACGAGACGGCCAGGGTCTAACGGGCACGAACAACGGCGCTAAGAGGGCGCCAGATAAGCACCGGCTGTCGCTTGAGAACGCTCAAGGAAAAAGGCGACGAGCGAGGCGACTTTCCAAATGACTCGGTTTAATTTGTGAATGTTTTGCGCAGAATTATGACATAATTTCACGAGTCCACCGGCTGGCTTAGGCTGGCCAGGGGCAGACCGGCTGCTAATTCCTGCCTGTTTCTTTAGCCTGcccgtttgtttttggctgCTTCTACCGCGAAAACCGGAAGCGTGTGCGGGAAGCGAGACTGGATTTAAATTAGGCGGTTTACCACTCGGGTGGGAGAATCCCGCACCAAGTCAGCCCGCAGCGAGCGAGAAGCAGCGACCGGGCGATTCGGCACGGCTAATGAGATGCTATATTAAATTACTTGGTAAATTTAgtgcgctttcttttcggGGTGCTCCCGTTCGAGGTGCGAGCTCGGTTTCTCTATTATACGCGGCACTCGGGAGAGGAGCAAAGCTGCCGCCTCGGATGAAGACGTAAAGCCTGCTAATAGGCGGAGAGAAAATCCATTTGCTTCGTTACCATCGCAACGCGGTGGTGGGGAAATTAAAGCGAACACTTGATCTAATACGAGTTGACACTAGGGCAGGGGACGTAGAATGGAAAGTGCTCGCTCATCGGAAGGAAAAGTCGTCGTGGACTTTTGTGGAAAGCTGAACAAAGGTGTCACCGATGCGAAGGCGTTGGGAATTTCCTTataatgaaaatggaaatggaaaccatTTTGCTAATGAATTTCTAGggcaaatatgcaaacgaaactgTGCAGTGCCTTATAAAACCAACGCGTTTCAAATGAAGTAGTAGTTCATGAGTTCATCTGAACGGTGGTTCATCACTATTAAACAATTTCCATCGTTCCTTTACAATCACTATGCGACAGAAATCACGCCACTATACCTACACGCGCTCGTATCGACAGTTTCACCAAGAAAATTTATCCAAGGATAATGATGGCGCATCAGTAAAACGGTAGAGTGCTTCTTGACTTTTCCTCACGCGAATGCGAGACACGCTTAATCCTGGAAAAGCCTTGCTGCTCGATTGCCTTCGCCTTCGGTGTCGAACTCGGCGAGTTGAGGGCATAATTATTGAGATGAGCTTCACTCGGTTGGCCCCCTCCCCGGGGGTCGAGAATGATTTGGATTTATGCCAAAATGGTACAAAACTTTACGCTTCCATCGAGCGCTTCGTGAAGGTGGGCGAAATTGATTGAGAGTGCCGATCGTTCGACAAGGACGAGATCTACGAGGGCGTCGGATGCCAAGGATACCCGGGGTTCGCTTACAGCAGCATAATAAGCATCCTAAATCCTCTCCGGAGCACCAAATGGCTGCAGGCACGCTAGCTAAAGCGGCACTATGGATTACGGTAATCCATACTAATTTCTATTCCGAAAGTTACGTCCAAAAGGACGCCTTTCCAATGAGTTTTACAGTCCCGGTGCGATCGTAAATAAAGCCATTTCGAATTCCCGCAGCCGTATGAGCGATGGTGCTGCAATCTGGCGTATTTCATCCCGATAAAATATGTGTTGATTATGAAATCAACCCCTGCTGGGACAGAGGAGTCGGGAGtaaaaaatgaatttcttCACCCTCGCGCCGGTTGCTAAAGGCGTGCAGATAAACTTGTCAAAAGCCACGTGAATTGAAAAACCTTTCGGACAAAACAgtcacccacaaacacacacacaccagtgGCCGGACGTTGACAATACCAGGCGTCGCTGGTGGCGTTTGGCAGCTACTGGAGCCAGGGAAAAAAGCGGCAAGTCAGCTCTCGGGGGTATAATTTTCCTCgctcaaacgcaaaaacacacataaaagtCATCGTTTGCTGGGGAGAAtggagcacacacaaaaaaaccagcgAGATCAAATACAACCAAAGGGACGAAGAAGATATCGGCTCCATAAATGgaccaaaaaaggacacacacgcactcacacgagagagagagagagagagagagagagagagagagagataaaaaagcacgcattcacacacacacacacacacgtttctCAGCGATCCGTTTGGTCGATTGCAAGAAAGAACGGTTTTTCCCTTTATTTGGCCCAGTTCCAATAACGTTTTATTTGCTCGGAAGccccgttttcttttttttttggcaacatttttcgttttatttcacccacTCCCCGTGAGCTTCTCGCACCACCACGGGCTGAAGCtttccacacacccacccaaaggGCGCAGGGTGTGGAGTCTCGTGTGGCGACCGACCCCGAGGGAgaatcgaaagtgaaagagCAACCCAAGGAAAGAGAAACGACCACGCAACGGTGccaggaaaataaatatcctTCCACGCCCGATGGTGCGTAGGATcggggttgggtggttgggtgccATTTCGGACACACCCGTTCGAAGCTTTCTTGAGAAACATTTCACCGCCCCATCGTAGAAGGGAGTGCGTCGGTGCGAGCCTCCGCTCGATCGTTCCTTTtcaattattgttattgtCTTGTTTATGGGACCGGCGGCTTGGGGCAGCCCTTGgcttttggggggtttttcagATGCCCAGGGCTGGGTTTTACAAC
This window harbors:
- the LOC128721862 gene encoding uncharacterized protein LOC128721862, which translates into the protein MLMMDFKASNTATIATIDKGSDRTFASAFFHPPASPTHVGCCVLNRAPARPPSEIYFESRGKCCKKLLRYNGYPNKVLLYPEEGWARSAASSYWTIAPCRWRRNRCIVEEVAGSRKQTTQGRMIVVGDGALLIVGTFKRRVPDPDFKLYLSSNISLADYNMGYCLTGTLERGCERSNQFQTTHFAVIRRCWPSNEHDGHHGGGGGGFGAGGIGGGGGNGKNNGKAQHTYIDFLFNR